The Aedes albopictus strain Foshan chromosome 1, AalbF5, whole genome shotgun sequence genomic interval ctgaattgcgattcgtgatcatCATTTCTACCCATTGGTTATTCGGCCTAATcgacttcggtcagcagtatttttgtcataccagatgtttgtggacctatgcacttCTAGCCTAGtcacatcgaagtctcgcgcttagtatcatacaggcgtatctgcaatgatttctcttcatagattttctctttgctcaataactaccggtgaatcattccCAGCTGTTTTCGNNNNNNNNNNNNNNNNNNNNNNNNNNNNNNNNNNNNNNNNNNNNNNNNNNNNNNNNNNNNNNNNNNNNNNNNNNNNNNNNNNNNNNNNNNNNNNNNNNNNNNNNNNNNNNNNNNNNNNNNNNNNNNNNNNNNNNNNNNNNNNNNNNNNNNNNNNNNNNNNNNNNNNNNNNNNNNNNNNNNNNNNNNNNNNNNNNNNNNNNNNNNNNNNNNNNNNNNNNNNNNNNNNNNNNNNNNNNNNNNNNNNNNNNNNNNNNNNNNNNNNNNNNNNNNNNNNNNNNNNNNNNNNNNNNNNNNNNNNNNNNNNNNNNNNNNNNNNNNNNNNNNNNNNNNNNNNNNNNNNNNNNNNNNNNNNNNNNNNNNNNNNNNNNNNNNNNNNNNNNNNNNNNNNNNNNNNNNNNNNNNNNNNNNNNNNNNNNNNNNNNNNNNNNNNNNNNNNNNNNNNNNNNNNNNNNNNNNNNNNNNNNNNNNNNNNNNNNNNNNNNNNNNNNNNNNNNNNNNNNttgttctagccctagtcgtcctttatcgaaacaaaccaagagatcatcctagcagtaaACATATTAAATTagtgtaaaagattgaaactgacgacattttttatgttaatggactgaaatataTCCACAACATTCTCACAATTACAgctttagtttcaattaattcttagaaaatggagaaaatttctatttgcccgaaagcaccatttgccagaatgtaccaatccccagaatttaatatttaatattaaattctggggattggtacattctggcaaatggtactttcgggcaaatagtattcagGCAAATGgtgcattctggcaaatggttttctggggtttgtcattctggcgaatggttttctggcgaacggttttctggcaaatatcgcacaatccaataattataccaatagcctaaattgtaaaggcaaatcatgcttatttccaaagtttttcttgacaaataagaatttttggcaggatgtttcttccggtgattttttacgaataaatatTAGATTTTTAACcattaatataaaccattcagaaataaaacaagttttattttctttctggggaatggtacattctggggaatgggtttctggggaatgttatagaaccgttagggggaacaaaaatatttgaggaaaggatagggtgatggggcttttcgttgacacgtaACAGCATGGTGTGTCGTACTGCTGCTGGTCAAGCGTttagtggacaaacaacctgtaacgatacagacgattttcgaagggacacgaggtggacaagtggaacaacaagacggggatatcaaacgaaaacttagcttgcttcaagaagtcgtacacaagcttcatatactcaagatcaagtttacccaacacatctctaatgtcttccttttctggtttccctcgggccctgagggatgcacataaatcggatctggctataccgtattcgggacattcccacacaacatggttgatatctgcaccacagctacaacgattgctatctgtgagccctattcgatagaaaagcgagcccagagagtagtgattggacataagtcgacacattatcttgataaaatctcgacccatattcaaccccttgaaccacgccgtcttcgatacctgtgggagaattgaatgtaaccacctgcccaactctcctgcatcccatttttgttgcccactgaccaaggcatgctgacgagcaatcgaaagaaattcattgaagacgATATGACGCTCATCGTCTTCCATAGCGCCCATCTTGGCGAGTGAGTcggctttctcattgcccgggatcgagccatgcgaagggacccaaaccaaggtgatgttatgtgcttgattcgataaagcactcaaaaatgatcgtatttcgcttaggatatacgtggagtgctttaccggcctcattgagcgaatagcctcaattgaactgaggctatccgtgaaaatgaaatattgatcagagggaagagaggcgattcgctctaatgcgtagtgtatagccgccaattctgtgACATATACTGACATatatccagtggaatcatttgtttttgacccgtcagggaaaaaccttctgtcgcaactgaTATGACCAAACTCGCTTGCAAAAttttttggaatgtgctccgattagagcggatctgggattccacggatttcttgcatcatggtcagatcaaaacctatagtggaattggagaagtctgggaagcaatcgcggTTGGGAACGTTCAATGAAGggtgaacctccagagtcatgtacaagtagtacactgtcataaattttgtttgatgaattcgttcgattagcttctcaaagttttcaattaccaatggactcagcacctcacagcggatgaggaaccttaacgacagttccacgaaacgatctgataaagggagtactgctgctagtacctccaaactcattgtgtgcgtcgagttcatgcagcctaacgcgatccgaagacaacgatactggatacgttctagcttcaggatgtgtgttttcgcggtggactgaaagcaaaagctaccgtattcgagaaccgacagtattctttacaatttttacgtcagagatatcgacgaatgtctcgtggaaaattgcacgttaagacagcttgcggatgacgccgtggtttctatcaccggaccagaggcggtagatctgcaaggaccattgcaagatactctggacaatttgtctgcttgggctgtaaagctgggtatcgaattctctccggagaaaactgagttagttgtcttttctaggaagcgtgatccagccgatctagagcttcaatttttgggtaaggaACTCACTCAAGCTCTTTCACATATGTATGTATCTAGgagtctggttcgactctaaaggcacctgtggaaagcacattaattatctgtatcagaagtgccaaaacgaatcaacttcatgcgtacactcaccggaacatggtggggagccgtAATCGTTTGGTCCACAGTTCCCTTATGATTTATCTTAACTCGATTATTAACATCAGTGATTAATTACTGATTATTACAAGAAGGTGTTCTATTACCATATTTCAGTCAGCTATGTTTCAGCAGGTCTGAGCAGTAATAGAAATAGAAAGAACCGCCgataaaataaagaagggtgtGATTCGAGGAAAAGGATCATTCGGGGAATCGGCGTTCAGGGAAACGATATTCGTGGAAAAGTAGCATAACCAGCCGATGTACATATACGAAACAAAGGAATGTTCTCTACAATGACGTGACCATCCATTTTAATTACAATAATGTTTATAATTTCATACCCTATTTTGTTATATTCTAAGCAATTACAATATTCAGTGCTAATTTTACGTTAGTAATATTTAAGTCGTTCACAATCTGATAATATATAATAGATCTTTGATCGCATTTGTCTGCTTTAGTAGTATTGACCAAATCCTAATAGGAATCTTCATTGTAAAACTGTACACCACAATGTCGTGTTGGTTGAATTTTTCAAATTACATATACTAAACTCACAATTATCCCGAGAACGTCAGATCTAATCCAGCCAAGAAGGCGTGACTAAATCTGAAATCACCCAACTTTCAGCGGCAGTTCCCCAAAGTCCCCCAAAAATAACAACAAGAGTGAATCCTTCGTCACCTACAGCTACTTACCCGTGCCGACCTCGGACGAACATCCCGCCGCCGAGGACCGCAGCCGTCTCTTCCAAGGATTCAACGCCTTGTTTCATTCCTGTGAGGATTATTTTCATGACGTCTTGCCGTTCTTCTTGCTGCCGTTGGTTCTGACCGGCGCGATCTTCTTCTTGCGCTTCTCCCCGGACCAGTcagcgtcgtcttcgtcgtcctcATCGGCGCCGAAGTAGTTGCCGCCTTCTCTCGTGTTGGCTATCCGCCGGCTGGCGATTCGGGACGAGTTTCTGCCCATTCCTGGAACGGAGACGGTCAATTATGGACCGAGAGTTATGGAGTGACGATCGTACCGGACTGAACATCGAAGAATTATCCTATCCCCCTTCTATTCAGCTCGTTTATGGATGTTTCGTTATTCTGGTTTTGATTGCAAATAATTTCGAAAATCAAGCTCCCTATATTTCCAGCCAATATGACTAAAAATGTTTAGGCCATGTAAACTAAGGCTatgatatatataaaaatgactaGACGAATCATCCCAGAGATCCCCAGAGCTTCATcggtatatagaccaatatgcttgctgGACTTGGAGGGAAAGGTGCTTACACTCAATGGCCGGAAGTACATTTTGGGGCCCCTCATCAaagctttttttttgttactacacattaattttatgtttcacaTTGCTCAAGACTTGAGTACTGTTTGAAGatgaagaaaccattttttgctCATTGCATTTCTAGCTCCGAGGGCCCCCACATCCGCTTCGGCCCCGGTTCTGAATGGCGCACGAGATGCACCTCGTGTCATTACCGGTATTATGCCCGTTGACGTCTTTATCAGGAAGTATATAGAGTGCTTTGAAATGCGCGGCACGAGATCCATACGATAGAATGCCAGATTAGCCTCAATGGCTAAACGGCAGCGTACGTGAGATAATTACACAAAAGGCACCGATGATAGGCTCCATCGGCCCGCTGTAGCATCATATGTGCTCGGGACAGAAAGTGATACAACCAGGCCTGAAAGGTATATCGCAATATGCGGTGCAAACATAAAAAAGCAGTGATCTTGCATCCGGCAGGAGAAGGTAGTATGATCTATTCGGATTTATGATATTAATATATAACCGGAAGTGGTCTGAGTACGAAGCGTAAGTTATTGTCATTTACATCTAATATTTGCAACAAAATGAGCAACAAATGGCTCAATAACAAATTCGATTTAGTAAACAAATGGGGACGCCAGAAACTATATGCCGCATTGCCTAAGCATTAAAGAGTAGTTGAAATGCTGAATTCTCGGCAAAATGTCAGAGCTGAAGAAGAAAGAatactttttgttagtgggataATTATGTGATCGGTTTTGTTAGGTGAATTAGGTGAAGCTTCATAATTGTCATTCTCTAGCAGTTGAAATAGAAAGCCCAAATAAAGCCCCCACTATTGTACTCACCCATACATTTCTCCAAATGAGGTGCAAACCGCGATGCGGCCACTATCCTATTGCAGTTCGGGCAGCTGCAATCGATGGCCTTCTTACTATTGGACGATCCGAACACGTCCATGTCCGGCAGGTCTACGATGGTGTACGGTTTGCAGTCCTCCGGTTGACCCTCGATGGCCACACCGGATCCAGTCTTGTACGCATGGTGCACCTCGAATACCACCCCCAGAATCATTTCGTCGACCAGCGACTCCAGCAGGTAGTTGGCGGCCTTTTCCCGAGTGTCCGGATCGCTCATGTAGTTGCGGAACTCGGTCAGCAGCTCGGTTTCGTCGGCGTACTCGATGTGAATGGGCTCGTTTTCGCCCATTTTTGGCTCTTATTATGAAATCACTCTTACCGGGTATTTTTATGGAGGGCTATCTGCTAGAAACAGCATTAAAAACTTTATTTCATCACAAATTTTAGGAGATAAAAAACGCCACACGATCCACCTACAACAAAACGATGCGGCACAAGTTGATGATCTGATTGTTTATTTACCACAAACTGACGTTTCATACACTAGGGGTGTCCAGGTTTATAAAGGGCTCTCATTACCAAGATTTCTATACAAAGGAAGGTGGTAGTCAGGCCCCTGGCaccaatgaaatttatcgtagccaacatctaactgccttcaagattcaactcacatgaatcgcgtgtTCAGACGGGTCCaatgagatgatttcgtttgacttgaacaaaaaagttgaacatgttcaactttcgttcaagacAAAGCTCAACtgacgttcaattcgcattcaattgggcattttccattgacttgaatcaaggtACTTGCTCCATGTAAACCAGGATTGGGCGATACAGGCAAGGAATCTCCCATGCATCAAGAAggtctagaaatttcttttaaactGCACACTAAAAATAATAAAAGAATGGGTCTTGTCATTTGACGTCTTGAATCATCTGATTTTTCGGGCTTTTTTACAGTTCTCCCATGATAATGATAatttagcgtttgcgcctttgtacggctgttgtaaacagtggcatacatggATCTATCAGCTAAAAAGGCCTATGCACAAAGTTACTATTTTTATTGTCggcccgccaccaaaccggacttcgcacaatcaagttgcgacgcgacccaactcgcgacgttttttaatcacgtgaaaagtagtgcgcatccttcccgttgttgtcagcaacacagcgcactagatgcgaaacagttgcgacacttgtggaccaagaaaattgcaatttttgtttgaatgtcggtcttgattccaaccggatagacaatattgcaTTTTCTATCCAAATCTCTCACACTTTCCTTCTGTTTTCATTGGAGACTTTGaaagtgatgattttgtttgcgttttTCGGTAAGAAAGTGAAGGTGGGaagatattttgcttttttcactcatactcacATAAGAAACACCGTATAAAAAGAAAGATTGTTTCCCGGCCCATCAACATTCGTAGTCACGAATTCTATGGGTTGAGTTCGGAGAGACTGCCTTTTACAGTGTTCGTCGGTCAAACCGAGTCAACGCTTCTCGGTCGCTTCACTTTTATTCCATCCCACTTTTTACAGGTAGCTTGATTTCTTGAACTGCAACCCTGGTGAAAAAGTGAGTGACCTGTTTTGACAGTTCTTCTCCTCTCACGCGGGGAGAAAAGAAAATCCGAAAAGCAACCTGGCAAATCCAGAGACGAATCATCCACCAAGAGTCCAAGAGTCAGTCAACGAAGAGAACTCCGACGcgattgattgcttgtgttgccgTGGTTATTCTGCGTGTGCGCCCCTCTCTGTTGGAGAAAAAGTTGGAGTTTTTCCCTGTGAAGCAAGAAGAATCCGTTCCGTTGTTCCGGTTCAGGAGCCAAGAATTCCGTTGACGAAGCGACAAAACCTACCTAGTAACAAGGTAATTGCCGCGGGCTGGTTGTAGTTTAGTTGGAATTTTCGGTCCGGTAGTAAAATTGCTGCGACAAAAAAGTGCTTTCTGCTTTTGGTGCATTGTCAGCGCGAGAAATCGattgggaaaattttcttcacAGCCTTCTTTCGAGTGACGGGTGGGGGAATTTCGTCGTTGCTAATCCGGATAACTTGAGCGGCCCGAGGGCATCGGTTGCAGTTTGTGGCAAGTGATTTCAAAAATCGATGTGAAATTCGGTGAAAATGGGTGGAAATTTGTGTGAAATTCGATCTGTCCGATTTTTTCTCGCTCTTGCTACGCCCTTTCCGAGTGAAGATAGACGACGGCGTCAAAGAGGAGGGGGtgttgaaaaaaagtggttcccGACCGAAGAGACAGTGCTGCGGCAGTGGTCTTTGGATTGTTCTTCTGAAATATACACACAAACGCATTGTAAGGACACGCGCGCACACCAACACAACGACAAGCCGTAGGAGTACCCGACACAAAAAGGAACAGGCCATATATTCAGGGTCATTGGGCCAGGACAGGGAATGTCTCGTGCATGTGCTAAAGAGTTACTCCTGCCTGCTTGGATGGGGGTGCATCATCAGCAATCACGAAACTGCGTGAGATCATATGATGTTGCCTTGTGTGGAATTTACTTGTGTTTAGTGTGATGACTAATAGAATGTTCTCTCGTCACTTTATTGTTCCGCGTGTTTTAAATTCCACGAGAGATCAATTTGTTATGGTGATATTGATTTACGGAATATTCGATACGCGGTGgcattctttgaaaaataaaactagGTAACAATAAATCAACAGTACTACTAAATCTCGAAAGAGTAATATGAATAAACTAAAATAACTTCGCTTTGCAGTTGTATAATATTAGTTTTTTCTAAATGTAATACTCCATACTATAAGGTACTTTCCTTGACCTGAAAAATAGTTTATAACTGCCAGGCTTACGTCAAAtctaataaatacaaatacaaataaacTATTTAAACACCACCAATAATATATAAACTATTTAAACACCACCAATAAAATTGAACAACCATTACGACACCGGTAAGAAGATAAAATAAGATGCCAGTAGAACAGTGAATTACGGAATCACAATTATTATGAATCATTCTGGGTCGTTGAAGTAATTTAAGTTcaaattcaaaaattgaaattgattttttggAAAGTAGACATGTCTAAGCACTATTAAGTGCTCTCTGAAAGTTTGTGCTGAGTAGTTTCATTGGAAAATGGAGAAAACAGTTTTATAAATTATAAACACAAACCAATTTTAGtaaaattccagcggaattcaatgacaaaaaacatattttaaatcgAATTTAACTGCCAGGATTAGTTGAAACAagagatggaagaaaatcacttttcGTCTCACGCAGACAGTCAGCACTGTTTGCAATTTGAAGCTtggttcttgagatttgtgcgcctgaagttctcatgcactgttgaaacaggatttcaagacgtttattCTTAAGTCAGAAGGGAATAAATGACAAAGACTATTGAAATGAGATTTTATTAATCCTTGTGCACATTAGGGCCTTACGCCCTGTATGTCTATCTGTCTGACCCTCATAGGCTcaaaaactactgaaccgatcggcgttaggctgaccagatttgtcccgtttaaatacgggacacattccggaaactaaacaaaaagaaaatcaatgtccaaaaacagaactgcatgatgtaaataatgctatttcagctagaaagaacgaataattaagttaaaaacgttaactatgctccagagacgagcgtttgaaaattttgttgtcccgttaaatacgggacggatggtcagcctaatcGGCGTATAACATTTCTATGCGGGGCTTTTATGGGCGGGGTAAGGTTCTTAGCATCTTTAGAAAGAAGGGCTCGTCTGTTTTATTctaaaatcaatgtgactgaacagataATGTACCTGTGGTGGCAACACTGCCACCGTACATGTATATAGTTTTATcacaatagaggtaatcacgttcaaatgtatgcgtgccttttttgtagatgtagttgtgaaactgcgaggaaaatatttgcacttttgccccggacgttagttttatcattatttacccgttttacccaattcgattgggtaatatttgcatatgcaatctgaatagcctttcaatcggcgtgcacttttgtgtgaggagaATTTCACCATATTTACCGATCATCGGCCGCTCACATTCGCGCTCAATTCAAATTCCACACATTTGCGACACGAAGAAAGGTATCTCCAGTATATTTCAAGCTTCACGCgatctctggaggatttgcatttctggaggatttgccgtacggtaaagatctggtccgttgtcgaccggccgtcgatgaagccggcttgataacttcccacgaacttatttgttttaggtgacagacgacggaagatgatctgggatagcactttgcaggcagcattcaaaatagtgatcgccctgaagttctcacattccaaatggtcgcctttcttgtgtatggggcagattaccccttccttccactcctccggtagctgttcggtttcccagatcctgactatcagccgatgcagacaggtggccaacttttctgggcccatcttgatgagttcagctgcgataccatccttaccagctgctttgttggttttgagctgatgaatggcatccttaaattccctcagcgtgggagttggttcatttccgtcctccgctgcactggcgtcgtcgtttcctccgttgccgtggactcccgtgcctacgttctccacgccgttcaggtgctgatcgaagtgctgcttccacctttcgatcacctcacgtccgtccgtcaaaaggcctccgtctctatccctgcatatttcggctcgcagcacgaagccgttgcgggatgcgttgagcttctgatagaacttccgtgtttcttgggaacggcacagcagctccatttcttcacactccgcttcttccaggcggcgctttttctcccgaaagaggcgggtctgctgtttccgcttctgtttataacattccatgttctgtcgagtcccttgctgcagcattaccgccctcgctgcattcttctcctccaaaaccgttctgcactcttcgccgaaccattcgttccgtcgattctgttccacgtacccgatggtgctctcggctgcgtcgttgatggctgctttcactgtactccagcagccctctagaggggcctcatcgagctcgccctcgtctggcaacgcgacctcgagattctgcgtgtatgctgaggcgacatccggttgtttcagtcgctctaagttgtaccgtggcggtcgtcggtaccgtacattgttgatgacggagagttttgggcgcagtttgaccatcaccagatagtggtcggagtcga includes:
- the LOC109412124 gene encoding SAGA-associated factor 11 homolog, coding for MGENEPIHIEYADETELLTEFRNYMSDPDTREKAANYLLESLVDEMILGVVFEVHHAYKTGSGVAIEGQPEDCKPYTIVDLPDMDVFGSSNSKKAIDCSCPNCNRIVAASRFAPHLEKCMGMGRNSSRIASRRIANTREGGNYFGADEDDEDDADWSGEKRKKKIAPVRTNGSKKNGKTS